In a single window of the Musa acuminata AAA Group cultivar baxijiao unplaced genomic scaffold, Cavendish_Baxijiao_AAA HiC_scaffold_1020, whole genome shotgun sequence genome:
- the LOC135665530 gene encoding protein JINGUBANG-like, giving the protein MGTAPRGSIPCNGNHDDDDCNHLPPKSLSLHYHSHPCLHHQCVTTIRAHACYVAALAVHGTSVYSGGSDQEIRVWPSVLLDSSSTARTDHPASFTVAQTESPVKSLLVSGDNLFSSHQDGEIRVWQINQREQRCYKLKAVLPTSMDRFLSFLSPKNYVQVRRHKKCSWVHHVDAVSGLALSHDGALLYSISWDRTLKVWRTSGFRCIESVAGAHQDAINAIAVSRNGHVYTGSADAKINVWRRSGEEGKHSLVQTLERHRSAVNALALSADDRVLYSGASDRSVVVWEGGSGGMAATGELRGHRRAILCLVAAGDVVCSGSADTTVRVWRRGREQKGRHSCLAVMEGHGGPVKSLAMVVLESSSSSSSSTCLVLSGGLDCDLKLWRLSVPSLS; this is encoded by the coding sequence ATGGGCACAGCACCTCGTGGCTCCATTCCCTGTAATGGCaatcatgatgatgatgactgcAACCATCTTCCGCCCAAATCCCTCTCCCTTCACTACCATAGCCATCCCTGTCTTCACCACCAGTGCGTCACCACCATTAGAGCTCACGCTTGCTACGTCGCTGCCCTCGCTGTTCATGGGACGTCCGTCTACAGCGGCGGCTCCGACCAAGAGATCAGAGTCTGGCCATCTGTTCTTTTAGACTCGTCGTCCACAGCGAGGACTGATCATCCTGCGAGCTTCACTGTGGCTCAAACAGAGAGCCCGGTGAAATCGCTTCTTGTGTCAGGTGACAACCTGTTCAGCTCTCACCAAGACGGCGAGATCCGCGTGTGGCAGATAAACCAGAGGGAGCAGCGCTGCTACAAGCTGAAAGCAGTTTTGCCGACCTCCATGGACCGGTTTTTGAGCTTCCTGTCGCCCAAGAACTATGTGCAGGTCCGCAGACACAAGAAGTGCTCCTGGGTGCACCACGTTGACGCCGTCTCCGGCCTCGCGCTCTCGCACGACGGCGCGCTCCTCTACTCCATCTCCTGGGACCGAACTCTAAAGGTGTGGCGCACCTCCGGGTTCAGGTGCATAGAGTCCGTCGCGGGCGCCCACCAGGACGCCATCAACGCGATCGCGGTGTCGCGGAACGGCCACGTCTACACGGGCTCGGCCGACGCCAAGATCAACGTGTGGAGGAGGAGTGGCGAGGAGGGGAAGCACTCGCTGGTGCAGACGCTGGAGCGGCACCGGTCGGCGGTGAACGCGCTGGCGCTGAGCGCCGACGACCGAGTGCTGTACTCGGGAGCGTCCGACCGCTCCGTGGTGGTGTGGGAAGGGGGCAGCGGGGGGATGGCGGCCACCGGGGAGCTCAGGGGACACAGGAGGGCCATCCTGTGCCTTGTGGCGGCCGGGGACGTGGTCTGCAGCGGCTCGGCGGATACGACGGTGAGGGTGTGGAGGAGAGGACGAGAGCAGAAGGGGCGCCACAGCTGCTTGGCCGTAATGGAAGGCCACGGAGGGCCGGTCAAGAGCTTGGCGATGGTAGTGCtggaaagcagcagcagcagcagtagtagtaCATGCCTGGTTCTCAGTGGAGGTTTGGACTGTGATCTAAAGCTGTGGAGACTCTCAGTTCCTTCTCTCTCTTAG